From Butyricimonas paravirosa, one genomic window encodes:
- a CDS encoding SusC/RagA family TonB-linked outer membrane protein, translated as MKKKRIMWHILDESHKKNWMIMRLCVIFMFFLQFTAFANSVAQDQVISLNLKNVSFYQLFDEIHKQTGLRFIYNTNQLEKMDKLDIHAEKKKVKDVLRDALAETPFTFLFDKDVVMLVQKEEKEKKSLRVKGFVYDTRRDPIPGVTVKVAGVSLGTATDTRGWFAMDLPVTSGTLEFSFVGFKKKIVTFNAQSDTLRVIMEEDIQALDEAVVVAYGTTTRREMTGAISTVKGEDLEGIPSPNIATLLQGRVAGMDITNISGAPGGGGAAITIRGYNSLDIELERRFSNPLWVVDGVPLNSFTSPITGTNLLSDINPDMIESIEVLKDASSAAIYGSRAANGVIIVTTKKGRQNQKSSLSVNVSQSWSVLPELPTIMVGRYERDFRLKALRKELIAYLDMETLRYKYPETWEENYLHPGGTMDALMHPVTSTSNGLFFQDSLNDFYNNATNFFPMYYHKGKVTNANIQSYGGSEKIAYSLGLGYYDESGILKGSGFNRIDLNSSMNIIPVDKLTVDLRLNASLANRKQGYGSFSSSFQSSPMIGVVPGDPYYLSSLYPGEGSAVWDYIVDQMKNIKEKNRSIRLRTNFKLGYEIIKGLQLSTSLAADYSLNRRNGFTPSYLMSTNRSMSVGETGISLMVLNENLLNYKTTINENHNISAVAGLSYQYDQTEYNGGSGENSPSDQIYYVRPGFPDLGDEQLTPTLSRKIALQHYLSDMTEQVLISYFARLEYNYKKKYLFSASIRRDGSSTFGEHKKWGTFPSVAAAWTFSEESFIRENLEWLNFGKIRASWGRSGKHFESAYLALGIMQNGAPFEGNSTLEPSWSLGAYNQDLTWEETDQYDFGLDLDLLDYRLGITLDYYYRYTDKLLFPVSLPGEHNGFGSQWQNAAAISNEGIELLVKYDIFRKPEFSWRVSVNGAKVWNRYEKSYNGKDNSRGIIGKALNGIYGYRTEGYINSQDEVPIVYNNVGMSSPMGGIQYYKPGDLKFVDVNGDGSIGSSDRVYLGSALPQISGGIVSELKWKGFDLNFSWAYQLGRHMYNTLPGSSIIPNYNGLEHPVLMDVRNVTFWEQPGDNSDYAKLQADSQMQFFPNEMSVIDRYVEKVNWLKLKTVTLGYDLPRFLIRNWKIEQLRLFVSGENLLTFSNYSGIDPEIVDIRTGIDSGRNYPLARKFTIGLTLKF; from the coding sequence ATGAAAAAAAAGAGAATCATGTGGCACATCTTGGATGAGTCACATAAAAAAAATTGGATGATCATGAGGTTGTGTGTTATTTTTATGTTTTTTTTGCAATTTACCGCATTTGCAAATAGTGTAGCACAAGATCAGGTGATTAGCTTGAACTTGAAAAACGTGAGTTTTTATCAGTTATTTGATGAAATTCATAAACAGACGGGGTTACGGTTTATTTATAACACGAACCAACTAGAGAAAATGGACAAGTTGGACATTCATGCGGAAAAGAAGAAAGTTAAAGATGTTTTACGTGATGCGTTGGCTGAAACCCCATTTACCTTTTTGTTTGATAAGGACGTGGTGATGTTGGTGCAAAAAGAGGAGAAAGAAAAAAAATCATTGCGGGTAAAAGGATTCGTGTATGATACACGGAGAGATCCCATTCCCGGAGTGACGGTGAAGGTTGCAGGTGTATCTTTGGGGACAGCGACGGATACAAGGGGATGGTTCGCCATGGATCTGCCTGTAACGAGTGGGACGTTGGAATTTTCTTTCGTGGGCTTTAAAAAGAAAATAGTAACTTTTAATGCTCAATCCGATACCCTACGGGTTATTATGGAGGAAGATATTCAGGCGTTGGATGAAGCGGTTGTGGTAGCCTACGGAACGACAACCCGTCGTGAAATGACAGGAGCAATATCCACAGTAAAGGGAGAAGATTTAGAAGGAATCCCCTCCCCGAATATTGCAACTTTATTGCAAGGAAGGGTTGCCGGGATGGATATTACGAATATTTCCGGGGCCCCGGGAGGTGGCGGAGCCGCGATAACCATTCGGGGATACAACTCTTTGGACATAGAGTTGGAGAGACGTTTTTCTAATCCATTATGGGTTGTCGATGGTGTTCCATTGAACTCGTTTACTTCTCCGATCACGGGAACGAATTTGTTGTCAGACATTAATCCCGATATGATCGAATCCATTGAAGTTTTGAAAGATGCTTCTTCTGCAGCCATATACGGCTCTAGGGCTGCCAACGGGGTGATTATCGTGACAACGAAAAAGGGACGTCAAAACCAAAAAAGTTCTTTATCGGTAAATGTTTCACAGAGTTGGAGCGTGTTGCCGGAATTGCCGACGATCATGGTGGGGCGTTATGAAAGAGATTTTCGTTTAAAGGCATTGAGAAAAGAGTTGATAGCTTATTTGGATATGGAAACTTTGCGTTATAAATACCCTGAAACTTGGGAGGAGAATTATTTGCATCCCGGAGGAACGATGGATGCTTTGATGCATCCGGTTACTTCTACTTCAAATGGGCTTTTTTTCCAGGATAGTTTGAACGATTTCTATAATAATGCCACGAACTTTTTCCCGATGTATTACCATAAGGGGAAAGTGACGAATGCTAATATCCAGTCCTATGGCGGTTCGGAAAAAATCGCTTATAGTTTGGGATTAGGCTATTACGATGAATCTGGTATATTAAAAGGGAGCGGTTTTAATCGAATAGATTTGAACTCCAGTATGAACATAATTCCAGTAGATAAACTGACCGTGGATTTGCGCTTGAACGCTTCTTTGGCTAATCGGAAACAGGGATACGGGTCGTTCAGTTCTAGTTTCCAGAGTTCACCGATGATCGGCGTTGTACCGGGGGACCCTTATTATCTTAGTTCTCTATATCCGGGGGAAGGTTCGGCTGTTTGGGACTATATTGTCGACCAGATGAAAAATATAAAAGAAAAAAACCGTTCAATTCGTTTGAGAACCAATTTCAAGTTAGGCTATGAGATTATCAAAGGTTTACAATTGTCAACTTCCTTGGCTGCAGACTATTCATTAAATCGTCGTAATGGTTTTACACCCTCTTACCTGATGTCTACCAACCGGTCTATGAGTGTTGGTGAAACCGGGATAAGTTTGATGGTATTGAATGAAAATTTATTGAATTATAAAACTACAATTAACGAGAATCATAATATAAGTGCGGTGGCCGGTCTGTCCTATCAGTATGATCAGACCGAGTATAATGGAGGAAGCGGGGAGAATTCTCCTAGTGATCAGATTTATTACGTGCGTCCGGGATTCCCGGATTTAGGGGATGAACAACTGACACCTACACTTAGCCGTAAAATAGCTTTGCAGCACTACCTTTCGGATATGACGGAACAGGTCCTGATTTCTTATTTTGCTCGTTTGGAGTACAACTATAAAAAGAAATATCTGTTCTCAGCCAGTATCCGGCGGGATGGAAGTTCGACTTTCGGGGAACATAAGAAATGGGGAACTTTCCCTTCCGTTGCTGCAGCATGGACTTTTTCCGAGGAGAGTTTTATTCGGGAAAATTTAGAATGGTTGAATTTCGGTAAAATCCGGGCTAGCTGGGGACGTTCCGGGAAACATTTCGAATCGGCTTATCTCGCATTGGGAATTATGCAAAATGGTGCTCCTTTTGAAGGGAATAGTACATTAGAACCCTCGTGGTCTTTAGGAGCGTATAATCAAGATTTGACTTGGGAGGAGACAGACCAGTATGATTTCGGTTTGGATCTGGATTTACTGGATTATCGTTTGGGAATTACCTTGGATTATTATTACCGTTATACCGATAAGCTCCTGTTCCCGGTCTCTTTGCCGGGAGAGCATAACGGTTTCGGTTCTCAGTGGCAGAATGCAGCTGCCATCTCAAATGAGGGAATCGAATTGTTGGTTAAATATGATATATTTAGAAAGCCCGAATTTTCATGGCGAGTGTCGGTTAATGGTGCAAAAGTCTGGAATCGTTATGAGAAATCATATAATGGTAAAGATAACTCAAGGGGAATTATCGGTAAAGCTTTGAATGGGATTTATGGTTATCGGACGGAGGGATATATTAACAGTCAAGATGAGGTGCCTATTGTATACAATAATGTTGGCATGAGTTCTCCAATGGGAGGTATCCAGTACTACAAACCCGGAGATTTGAAATTTGTGGATGTAAACGGTGACGGTTCTATTGGGAGTAGTGATCGGGTATATTTAGGTAGTGCTTTACCTCAAATTAGTGGTGGAATTGTTAGTGAGTTGAAATGGAAAGGATTTGATTTGAATTTTTCATGGGCTTACCAGTTGGGACGTCATATGTACAATACTCTTCCCGGAAGTTCAATTATTCCTAATTACAATGGTTTGGAGCATCCTGTTTTGATGGATGTGCGGAATGTCACTTTCTGGGAACAACCGGGGGATAATTCGGATTATGCCAAATTACAAGCCGATAGCCAGATGCAGTTCTTTCCGAATGAAATGAGCGTGATTGATCGTTATGTAGAAAAAGTGAATTGGTTAAAATTGAAAACCGTGACTTTGGGGTATGATTTGCCTCGTTTCTTGATCCGGAATTGGAAGATTGAACAGTTACGTCTCTTTGTTAGTGGAGAAAATTTGCTAACCTTCTCGAATTATTCAGGCATTGATCCGGAGATCGTGGATATTAGAACCGGTATCGATAGCGGGAGAAATTATCCTCTTGCTAGAAAGTTTACAATAGGTTTAACCTTGAAATTTTAA
- a CDS encoding RagB/SusD family nutrient uptake outer membrane protein, with the protein MKLIVILLCMSFFVGCTDLLRVEPENSLTFGNITKEKDVEALVYGVGAGVRDMVCWNALLQVEKGAYADEADESRRGARMLELEAGTADLWEAWYQVIMGAETVLSHVDVVEMPNERRQFYKGQAYFFKALAYFDLIRRWGDCILQKGGINWEPVAKTPWPKVCDFAIEMAEKAAEILPPFDKLTDCNGNTMLSKSTPCQGAAYALLAHLCAWKAGGKYFAAEVDRNYDEKELWDMAEKACTKVIESPLYDLVATPEEVCASVLVGNSKEGVYETVMKDYYNEVGKRVYSLGTDYVGYPVRPEYGPGVVQDFTLRIFTTSVRKMYPGADTRKYAYFYDLDGMDAMDKSITGGFAYPYKERSVNITVTGTKKKFASFNSNRIWWRLADIYLLRAECRVHLGGDKIEGAIEDLNTIRKRAGAALYQSSEDNGDLQMTVFREREKELLVEGYRYYDIIRNGLDYVHSFLEGGYQTVTQQDCIDGAFFLMNKSIDFKENPLMRQNLYWLKRQ; encoded by the coding sequence ATGAAATTGATAGTAATTTTATTATGTATGTCGTTCTTTGTGGGATGTACGGACCTGTTACGGGTTGAACCGGAAAACAGCCTGACTTTTGGAAATATCACGAAAGAAAAGGATGTTGAAGCATTAGTATACGGTGTTGGAGCGGGGGTACGGGATATGGTATGTTGGAATGCTTTGCTGCAAGTGGAAAAAGGAGCTTATGCTGATGAGGCGGATGAATCACGGAGGGGTGCCCGGATGTTGGAATTGGAAGCCGGGACGGCTGATTTGTGGGAAGCTTGGTATCAGGTGATTATGGGAGCAGAGACCGTGCTGTCGCATGTCGATGTTGTTGAGATGCCGAATGAACGGAGACAGTTTTATAAAGGGCAGGCTTACTTCTTTAAAGCTTTAGCTTATTTTGATTTGATACGTCGTTGGGGTGACTGTATTTTACAGAAGGGGGGGATTAACTGGGAACCTGTGGCTAAAACTCCTTGGCCGAAGGTGTGTGATTTTGCGATAGAGATGGCTGAAAAAGCTGCCGAGATTTTACCTCCTTTTGACAAACTGACGGATTGTAACGGGAATACTATGCTTTCAAAATCAACACCTTGTCAGGGGGCGGCCTATGCTTTACTGGCTCATTTGTGTGCTTGGAAAGCCGGAGGTAAGTATTTTGCAGCTGAAGTTGATCGGAATTATGATGAGAAAGAATTGTGGGATATGGCTGAAAAAGCTTGTACCAAGGTGATAGAATCTCCTTTATATGACTTGGTAGCTACGCCGGAAGAGGTTTGTGCTTCGGTACTTGTTGGTAATAGCAAGGAAGGAGTTTATGAAACGGTAATGAAAGATTATTATAACGAGGTAGGAAAACGGGTATATTCGCTGGGTACGGATTATGTGGGTTATCCCGTGCGTCCTGAATATGGCCCGGGTGTCGTGCAAGATTTCACATTACGTATATTCACGACTTCAGTTCGGAAAATGTATCCGGGTGCGGATACTAGAAAATATGCCTATTTCTATGATCTTGACGGGATGGATGCCATGGATAAGAGTATAACAGGTGGTTTTGCTTACCCTTATAAGGAGAGAAGTGTGAATATTACGGTCACGGGTACTAAAAAGAAATTTGCTTCTTTCAATTCTAATCGTATTTGGTGGCGATTGGCTGATATCTACTTGTTGAGAGCGGAATGTCGGGTACATTTAGGAGGTGATAAAATCGAAGGAGCCATCGAAGATTTGAACACGATCCGGAAACGGGCGGGTGCGGCTCTCTATCAATCCTCGGAAGATAATGGTGATTTACAGATGACGGTGTTCCGGGAACGTGAAAAAGAATTACTGGTAGAGGGGTATCGTTATTATGATATTATCCGGAACGGATTGGATTACGTGCATTCTTTCTTGGAAGGAGGTTATCAGACGGTGACACAACAGGATTGTATTGATGGGGCTTTTTTCTTGATGAATAAGAGTATTGATTTTAAGGAAAATCCCTTGATGCGACAGAATCTATATTGGTTAAAAAGACAATAG